One Frankia alni ACN14a DNA window includes the following coding sequences:
- the rplK gene encoding 50S ribosomal protein L11: MPPKKKKITAIIKLQINAGKATPAPPVGPALGQHGVNIMEFCKQYNAATESQAGNVVPVEITVYEDRSFTFVTKTPPAARLILKAAGVEKGSGTPHRDKVAKLTPAQVREIAQTKLPDLNATTIEAAEKIIAGTARSMGITVGD; encoded by the coding sequence ATGCCGCCCAAGAAAAAGAAGATCACCGCGATCATCAAGCTCCAGATCAACGCCGGCAAGGCCACGCCGGCGCCGCCGGTCGGCCCCGCGCTGGGTCAGCACGGCGTGAACATCATGGAGTTCTGCAAGCAGTACAACGCCGCGACGGAGTCGCAGGCCGGCAACGTCGTGCCGGTCGAGATCACCGTGTACGAGGACCGCTCGTTCACCTTCGTCACGAAGACCCCGCCGGCCGCGCGGCTCATCCTCAAGGCCGCGGGCGTCGAGAAGGGCAGCGGGACCCCGCACCGGGACAAGGTCGCCAAGCTGACCCCGGCCCAGGTGCGCGAGATCGCCCAGACCAAGCTCCCCGACCTCAACGCCACGACGATCGAGGCGGCCGAGAAGATCATCGCGGGGACCGCCCGCTCGATGGGGATCACGGTCGGCGACTAG
- a CDS encoding pyridoxal phosphate-dependent aminotransferase encodes MGTMSRISSRIGGIAPSATLAVDATAKAMRAAGQDVVGFGAGEPDFATPDHIVAAAEKACREPRMHRYTPAGGLPELRQAIAEKTARDSGVTVSAGQVLVTNGGKQAVYEAFATLLDPGDEVLLPAPYWTTYPESIRLAGGVPVDVVTGPEAGYRVTVEQLEAARTERTKVLLFNSPSNPTGAVHKPEEVREIGRWAEQAGIWVLADEIYEHLVYGEARFASILTQVPELAERCVIVNGVAKTYAMTGWRVGWLIGPTDVVSAAANLQSHATSNVANVSQAAALAAVAGPLDAVAEMRTAFDRRRLTMHRMLTETPGVTCPLPEGAFYCYPSLQGALGRSLRGRTPTTSAELCQLILEEAGVAIVPGEAFGTPGFARLSYALSDEDLVKGVSRLSALLSEAA; translated from the coding sequence ATGGGCACTATGAGCAGGATCTCAAGCCGCATCGGCGGCATCGCCCCGTCCGCGACGCTGGCCGTCGACGCCACCGCGAAGGCGATGCGCGCCGCGGGCCAGGACGTGGTCGGCTTCGGCGCCGGCGAGCCGGACTTCGCGACTCCGGACCACATCGTCGCCGCCGCGGAGAAGGCATGCCGCGAGCCCCGCATGCACCGCTACACCCCGGCGGGCGGTCTGCCGGAGCTGCGGCAGGCCATCGCCGAGAAGACGGCCCGGGACTCCGGCGTCACCGTCTCCGCGGGCCAGGTCCTGGTGACCAACGGCGGCAAGCAGGCCGTCTACGAGGCCTTCGCGACGCTGCTCGACCCGGGTGACGAGGTGCTGCTGCCGGCGCCGTACTGGACCACCTACCCCGAGTCCATCCGCCTGGCCGGTGGTGTGCCGGTCGACGTCGTCACCGGGCCGGAGGCCGGCTACCGGGTGACCGTCGAGCAGCTCGAGGCGGCCCGCACCGAGCGCACCAAGGTGCTGCTGTTCAACTCACCGTCGAACCCGACCGGCGCCGTGCACAAGCCGGAGGAGGTCCGCGAGATCGGTCGCTGGGCCGAGCAGGCCGGCATCTGGGTGCTCGCCGACGAGATCTACGAGCACCTCGTCTACGGCGAGGCGCGGTTCGCCTCGATCCTGACCCAGGTGCCGGAGCTGGCCGAGCGCTGCGTCATCGTCAACGGCGTCGCGAAGACCTACGCGATGACGGGCTGGCGGGTCGGCTGGCTGATCGGGCCGACGGACGTCGTCTCCGCGGCGGCGAACCTGCAGTCGCACGCCACCTCGAACGTCGCCAACGTCTCCCAGGCCGCGGCGCTCGCCGCCGTCGCCGGGCCCCTCGACGCCGTCGCCGAGATGCGCACCGCCTTCGATCGCCGCCGGCTGACGATGCACCGCATGCTCACCGAGACCCCGGGAGTGACCTGCCCGCTGCCCGAGGGCGCGTTCTACTGCTACCCCTCCCTGCAGGGCGCGCTCGGGCGCAGCCTTCGCGGCCGGACGCCCACGACCAGCGCCGAGCTGTGCCAGCTCATCCTGGAGGAGGCCGGGGTCGCCATCGTCCCCGGTGAGGCGTTCGGCACCCCCGGCTTCGCCCGGCTGTCCTACGCGCTCAGCGACGAGGACCTGGTCAAGGGCGTGAGCCGGCTGTCCGCCCTGCTCAGCGAGGCTGCCTGA
- the secE gene encoding preprotein translocase subunit SecE, giving the protein MATDTRDAAPRPKRATRAAGRGRPLQFIHKILRFIREVMAELRKVVYPGRSELITYVLVVLVFVSVMTAFVASLDFGLTKAVLAIFG; this is encoded by the coding sequence GTGGCGACCGATACCCGTGACGCGGCACCGCGTCCCAAGCGGGCGACGCGTGCCGCGGGTCGGGGTCGACCGCTTCAGTTCATCCACAAGATCCTCCGGTTCATCCGCGAGGTCATGGCGGAGCTCCGGAAGGTCGTCTACCCCGGCCGGAGCGAGCTGATCACCTACGTGCTGGTCGTGCTCGTGTTCGTCAGCGTGATGACGGCCTTCGTGGCTAGTCTCGACTTCGGGCTCACGAAGGCGGTCCTCGCGATCTTCGGCTGA
- the nusG gene encoding transcription termination/antitermination protein NusG, translating to MSQSPEHASSEQGEALARLDLLAAFEHDEVASTDAGADLDDPHADSDDADDESSAEATATSEADEAGSVTDPGSAPTAQDESAAAVEPAAVEPAVAAADDTDDDDDLRRAIEDAPGEWYVVHSYAGYENKVKTNLETRISSLNMEDYIFQIEVPTEEVPVVKNGKRQLVQQKKYPGYIYVRMDLTDQSWSAVRNTPGVTGFVGLTNRPSPLRREEVLSILAPAAPKEKKVETVRVQEFEVGESVTVMDGPFATLPATISEINLDAQRLKVLVSIFGRETPVELQFNQVAKI from the coding sequence GTGTCCCAGTCGCCCGAGCACGCCTCCTCCGAGCAGGGGGAGGCCCTCGCCCGTCTCGATCTCCTCGCGGCGTTCGAGCACGACGAGGTGGCGAGTACGGACGCCGGCGCCGACCTCGACGACCCCCACGCCGACTCCGACGACGCCGATGACGAGTCGAGTGCCGAGGCCACCGCCACCAGCGAGGCCGACGAGGCCGGTTCCGTGACCGACCCGGGCTCCGCGCCCACCGCGCAGGACGAATCCGCCGCGGCCGTCGAGCCTGCGGCCGTCGAGCCCGCGGTCGCCGCGGCCGACGACACCGATGACGACGACGATCTGCGTCGCGCCATCGAGGACGCGCCGGGCGAGTGGTACGTCGTGCACTCGTACGCGGGATACGAGAACAAGGTCAAGACCAACCTCGAGACCCGTATCTCCAGCCTCAACATGGAGGACTACATCTTCCAGATCGAGGTGCCCACCGAGGAGGTCCCGGTGGTCAAGAACGGCAAGAGGCAGCTGGTCCAGCAGAAGAAGTACCCGGGTTACATCTACGTCCGGATGGACCTGACGGACCAGTCCTGGTCCGCGGTCCGAAACACGCCGGGTGTGACCGGGTTCGTGGGGCTCACCAACCGGCCCTCACCGCTGCGGCGCGAGGAAGTCCTGTCCATCCTCGCCCCGGCGGCGCCGAAGGAGAAGAAGGTCGAGACCGTCCGGGTCCAGGAGTTCGAGGTCGGGGAGTCGGTCACCGTCATGGACGGCCCCTTCGCCACGCTTCCGGCGACCATCAGCGAGATCAACCTCGACGCCCAGCGGCTGAAGGTGCTGGTCTCGATCTTCGGTCGGGAGACGCCCGTCGAGCTGCAGTTCAATCAGGTCGCGAAGATCTGA
- the rplA gene encoding 50S ribosomal protein L1 — MKRSKAYRAAAEKINPENLYSPLDAVRLAQETSTTKYDATVEVAIRLGVDPRKADQMVRGTVNLPHGTGKSPRVAVFAAGEKAAEATAAGADIVGSDDLVARIQEGFLDFDATVATPDQMAKVGRIARILGPRGLMPNPKTGTVTLDIGKAVADIKGGKINFRVDKQGNLHIVIGKTNFTDAQLIENYTAALDEIVRVKPSAAKGRYLKKVTFATTMGPGIPVDPNRTRNLLEESVPA; from the coding sequence ATGAAGCGCAGCAAGGCCTACCGGGCCGCCGCCGAGAAGATCAACCCCGAGAACCTGTACAGCCCGCTGGACGCCGTCCGGCTCGCCCAGGAGACCTCGACCACGAAGTACGACGCGACCGTCGAGGTCGCGATCCGCCTCGGGGTCGACCCGCGCAAGGCCGACCAGATGGTCCGCGGCACCGTCAACCTGCCGCACGGCACCGGCAAGTCGCCGCGCGTCGCCGTCTTCGCCGCCGGTGAGAAGGCTGCCGAGGCCACCGCCGCCGGCGCCGACATCGTCGGCAGCGACGACCTGGTCGCCCGCATCCAGGAGGGCTTCCTGGACTTCGACGCGACGGTGGCGACGCCGGACCAGATGGCCAAGGTCGGGCGGATCGCCCGCATCCTCGGTCCCCGCGGGCTGATGCCGAACCCGAAGACCGGCACCGTGACGCTGGACATCGGCAAGGCCGTCGCCGACATCAAGGGCGGAAAGATCAACTTCCGGGTGGACAAGCAGGGCAACCTGCACATCGTCATCGGGAAGACGAACTTCACCGACGCCCAGCTCATCGAGAACTACACGGCCGCCCTGGACGAGATCGTCCGGGTGAAGCCCTCGGCGGCGAAGGGGCGTTACCTGAAGAAGGTCACCTTCGCCACCACGATGGGCCCGGGCATCCCGGTCGACCCGAACCGCACGCGCAACCTGCTCGAAGAGAGCGTTCCTGCCTGA